From a single Brassica oleracea var. oleracea cultivar TO1000 chromosome C5, BOL, whole genome shotgun sequence genomic region:
- the LOC106294124 gene encoding protein YLS3-like: MASSSVFITVLISLVPVFLQPGLAQGQSPPASCASLLLALAPCGPFVQGFVQFPAQPCCSSLSQIYSQQPTCLCLFLNNNSTLSSAFPINQTLALQLPQLCSVPANSSVCSSGASTASPPSTNSTGSQVSMGAKNNSVAAATPVAQVAPKPSNMMGLGDGLRSSGPKSKIQVTIFVIAAILAGTLFLV, encoded by the exons ATGGCATCTTCAAGTGTCTTTATCACTGTCTTAATTTCCTTGGTTCCAGTCTTCCTCCAACCAGGTCTTGCTCAAGGTCAGAGTCCTCCAGCTTCTTGTGCTTCTCTTCTGCTAGCTCTGGCTCCATGTGGCCCATTCGTGCAGGGATTTGTCCAGTTCCCCGCTCAGCCATGCTGCAGCAGCCTGAGCCAGATCTACAGCCAACAACCGACCTGCCTCTGTCTCTTCCTCAACAACAACTCCACTCTATCATCTGCTTTTCCCATCAATCAAACCCTCGCGCTGCAACTGCCCCAGCTTTGTAGCGTTCCAGCCAATTCATCTGTTTGCTCCTCAG GAGCTTCCACTGCTTCTCCACCATCTACTAACTCAACCGGCTCTCAAGTATCTATGGGTGCAAAGAACAATTCTGTTGCTGCAG CAACTCCAGTGGCTCAAGTGGCACCAAAACCAAGCAATATGATGGGATTAGGTGATGGTCTTAGATCATCTGGTCCAAAGTCTAAGATTCAGGTGACAATCTTTGTGATCGCTGCAATTCTAGCCGGCACACTCTTCCTCGTCTAA
- the LOC106343306 gene encoding putative aluminum-activated malate transporter 3, protein MAAPKLESFRRGSMFDVSFRRSSMFDGSFRQSIRDRLLPHPTRDSFYPGEDKTPARCCSYRYFSDKITGFVTKSQDVFVTAWEMGTSDPRKIIFSAKMGLALTLVSILVFFKLPGSELSNHYLWAILTIVVVFEFSIGATFSKGCNRGLGTLSAGALALGMAEISALTGQWAEVFNSVSIFVVAFFGTYAKLYPTMKPYEYGFRVFLLTYCYVIVSGYRTGEFMETAVSRFLMIALGGGIGLLVNTCIYPIWAGDDLHNLIAKNFVNVATSLEGCVNAYLNCVAYDTIPSKMLVYEAVTDDPVYSGYRSAVQSTSQEDTLMGFASWEPPHGPYRAFRYPWKAYVKVGGALRHCAFMVMALHGCILSEIQAAEDKRSVFRNELQRVGVEGAKVLRSIGEKLKTMERLNPIEDILHEIHQAAEELQSKIDKKSYLLVNAETWEIGNRSKDLTDDLKNLDEDVSRILAHKSQSEATIRPPKNWDVVTTTSKNPNPATLATIQSQQSRTGIQKQSSWPSRISLTPGSLLITPGDDEAAQMYRSASALSLATFASLLIEFVARLENLVNAYDELCEIANFKEAVVA, encoded by the exons ATGGCGGCACCAAAGCTGGAATCTTTCAGGAGGGGCAGCATGTTTGACGTATCTTTCAGGCGAAGTAGTATGTTCGATGGTTCGTTTAGACAAAGCATAAGGGATAGGCTTCTCCCACATCCGACCAGAGACTCTTTCTATCCCGGTGAGGACAAAACTCCCGCCCGTTGCTGCTCCTACAG GTACTTCTCCGACAAGATCACTGGGTTTGTGACGAAATCACAGGATGTTTTTGTTACGGCTTGGGAGATGGGAACATCTGACCCGAGGAAGATTATATTCTCAGCTAAGATGGGTTTGGCTCTGACACTCGTCTCCATTCTCGTCTTCTTTAAGCTCCCAGGATCAGAGCTCAGCAACCACTATCTCTGGGCAATTCTGACAATAGTTGTTGTCTTCGAGTTCAGCATAG GAGCCACATTTAGCAAAGGCTGTAACCGGGGACTAGGAACGTTATCCGCAGGAGCGTTGGCGCTTGGCATGGCTGAGATATCCGCATTGACTGGACAGTGGGCAGAGGTTTTCAACTCTGTTAGCATCTTCGTAGTAG CTTTTTTTGGGACTTATGCAAAACTATACCCAACGATGAAGCCGTATGAGTACGGATTCCGGGTGTTCTTACTGACCTATTGCTACGTAATAGTGTCGGGATACAGAACAGGAGAATTCATGGAAACAGCTGTCTCAAGGTTCCTTATGATAGCCCTTGGTGGTGGCATTGGCCTCCTTGTCAACACTTGCATTTACCCCATATGGGCAGGGGATGATCTTCACAACTTGATCGCAAAGAACTTTGTGAATGTCGCCACTTCTTTGGAAG GATGTGTGAACGCATATCTCAACTGCGTAGCATATGATACGATCCCATCGAAGATGCTGGTCTATGAAGCTGTCACGGACGATCCAGTGTACAGTGGTTACAGATCAGCCGTCCAATCAACAAGCCAAGAAGACACTCTG ATGGGATTTGCTTCATGGGAGCCACCACACGGTCCATACAGAGCCTTCAGATACCCATGGAAGGCGTACGTGAAAGTAGGTGGCGCATTGAGGCACTGTGCTTTCATGGTTATGGCATTACACGGATGCATTCTCTCAGAGATTCAG GCTGCAGAGGATAAACGAAGCGTGTTTCGTAACGAGCTACAAAGAGTCGGCGTGGAAGGAGCTAAAGTACTGAGATCCATCGGAGAAAAGCTAAAGACGATGGAGAGACTAAACCCTATAGAAGACATCCTCCACGAGATTCACCAAGCGGCTGAGGAACTCCAGAGCAAAATCGACAAGAAATCGTACCTTCTCGTGAACGCCGAGACCTGGGAGATCGGGAATCGATCGAAAGATCTTACCGACGATCTCAAAAACCTCGACGAGGATGTGAGTCGGATCCTGGCGCATAAGTCACAGAGCGAAGCCACGATCCGTCCGCCTAAGAACTGGGACGTTGTAACAACCACTTCGAAGAATCCGAATCCCGCGACGCTGGCGACGATCCAGAGCCAGCAATCGAGGACGGGGATACAGAAACAGTCGTCGTGGCCTAGTCGGATCTCTCTGACGCCGGGAAGTTTGTTGATTACACCGGGAGATGATGAGGCGGCGCAGATGTACAGGAGCGCGAGTGCTCTGTCTCTAGCTACGTTCGCTTCGCTGCTGATTGAGTTCGTCGCGAGGCTGGAGAATCTGGTGAATGCGTACGATGAGCTGTGTGAGATTGCGAATTTCAAAGAGGCTGTTGTTGCCTGA
- the LOC106292822 gene encoding peptidyl-tRNA hydrolase, chloroplastic translates to MKAAVFPSKIASLGLPSGHRCALFFRSPPALPSSFSTTPCRKLARGIRGSEGFMSHSSSSSQLFSSLSNSFSSQSESELPSPKPKSPPPQLPWLIVGLGNPGKKYQGTRHNVGFEMVDALAEAEGISMNTVNFKALFGKGVIGNIPIMLAKPQTFMNASGESVGQIVSFYKIPLKQVLVIYDDLDLPFGKLRLLPKGGHGGHNGMRSIIDRLKGSRDFPRLRIGIGRPPGKMDTANYVLRQFNKQEQEELDYTFQTGLEAIRIMLLEGFNKSATFVNTQKSMQQLS, encoded by the exons ATGAAAGCTGCCGTCTTTCCCTCTAAAATCGCAAGCCTAGGCCTCCCTTCTGGCCACCGTTGCGCACTATTCTTCCGATCACCTCCCGCATTGCCTTCCTCGTTTTCTACAACTCCTTGTCGGAAGCTGGCAAGAGGAATAAGGGGTAGTGAAGGATTCATGTCTCATTCGTCGTCATCTTCTCAATTGTTTTCGTCTCTATCGAATTCATTCTCCTCTCAATCGGAATCGGAGTTACCTTCTCCGAAGCCAAAGTCTCCGCCGCCGCAGCTCCCATGGCTCATAGTCGGTTTGGGCAATCCCGGGAAAAAGTATCAGGGCACTCGCCACAAC GTTGGGTTTGAGATGGTGGACGCTTTGGCTGAAGCCGAAGGGATATCCATGAACACCGTTAACTTCAAGGCCTTGTTTGGCAAAG GCGTTATTGGAAACATACCGATTATGCTGGCGAAACCTCAAACTTTCATGAACGCCAGTGGTGAGTCT GTTGGACAAATTGTTTCCTTTTACAAGATCCCGCTAAAGCAAGTACTTGTG ATTTACGATGATTTAGACTTGCCCTTTGGTAAACTGCGTTTACTGCCAAAAGGTGGCCATGGGGGGCACAATGG GATGAGAAGCATTATAGATCGCCTAAAAGGGAGCCGTGATTTTCCTCGTCTAAGAATAG GGATTGGACGGCCTCCAGGGAAGATGGATACAGCCAATTATGTTCTTCGCCAGTTTAATAAACAAGAACAGGAAGAG TTGGATTATACATTTCAAACAGGGTTAGAGGCTATAAGGATCATGTTGCTTGAAGGCTTCAACAAAAGTGCAACCTTTGTCAACACTCAAAAATCTATGCAACAACTCAGTTGA
- the LOC106295780 gene encoding actin-related protein 4 has translation MYGGDEVSAIVVDLGSHTCKAGYAGEDAPKAVFPSVVGAIDGVEAMDVDADSAKNNSNSEDSKTNESDKEKGKRKLYVGSQALNYRRDHMEILSPIKDGIVSDWDLVDNIWEHAFRGCLMIDPKEHPMLLAEPPLNTQQQREKAAELMFEKYKVPALFMAKNPVLTSFATGRATSLVVDCGGGSTTISPVHEGYVLQKAVVSAPIGGEFLTDCLLKSLESKGIKIRPRYSFKRKEVRPGEFQVEDVGVPDTTESYKLFCQRMIVGDIKDSICRVPDTPYDDKSYANIPTTSYELPDGQTLEIGADRFKIPDVMFNPSIVQTIPGMEKYGDMIPTVRGLPHMVMESINKCDVDIRRELYSSILLAGGTSSMQQLKERLEKDLIEESPHSARVKVLASGNTTERRFSVWIGGSILASLGSFQQMWFSKSEYEEHGASYIQRKCP, from the exons ATGTACGGGGGAG ATGAAGTGTCAGCTATAGTGGTTGACTTGGGCTCGCACACTTGCAAGGCTGGTTACGCCGGCGAAGATGCTCCCAAGGCCGTCTTCCCTTCC GTTGTTGGGGCGATAGATGGAGTTGAGGCGATGGATGTGGATGCTGATTCTGCGAAGAACAATTCGAACTCTGAGGATTCGAAGACCAACGAGTCTGACAAAGAAAAGGGGAAACGTAAGCTGTATGTGGGATCTCAGGCCTTGAATTACCGCCGGGATCATATGGAG ATATTGTCACCCATCAAAGATGGCATAGTTTCTGATTGGGATTTGGTGGACAATATATGGGAACATGCTTTCAG GGGTTGTCTGATGATTGATCCTAAGGAGCATCCCATGCTGCTAGCTGAGCCTCCTTTAAACACCCAACAGCAGAGAGAGAA GGCGGCAGAGCTAATGTTTGAAAAATACAAAGTTCCAGCTTTGTTTATGGCTAAGAATCCT GTTCTCACGTCTTTTGCTACTGGGCGTGCTACTTCATTGGTTGTGGACTG CGGTGGAGGATCCACAACTATATCACCGGTGCATGAAGGTTATGTCCTTCAAAAG GCGGTTGTATCAGCTCCAATTGGAGGGGAGTTTCTCACTGACTGCTTACTGAAAAGCTTGGAGAGTAAAGGAATCAAA ATAAGACCTAGATACTCTTTCAAGAGAAAGGAAGTACGACCAGGGGAATTCCAG GTTGAGGATGTAGGTGTTCCTGACACCACGGAAAGCTACAAGCTCTTCTGTCAG AGGATGATAGTGGGTGATATCAAGGATTCTATTTGTCGTGTTCCTGATACTCCTTATGACG ACAAATCGTATGCAAACATCCCAACTACGTCATACGAGCTTCCTGATGGCCA GACGCTCGAGATCGGTGCTGATAGGTTCAAGATTCCTGATGTGATGTTCAACCCGTCAATAGTTCAG ACAATTCCTGGGATGGAGAAGTATGGAGACATGATTCCTACTGTTCGTGGGTTGCCACACATG GTCATGGAGAGCATCAACAAATGTGATGTGGATATCCGGAGAGAGTTGTATAGTAGCATACTG CTTGCTGGTGGCACATCATCGATGCAACAATTGAAAGAACGCCTCGAAAAGGACTTGATAGAA GAATCTCCTCACTCGGCTCGAGTTAAAGTGTTGGCGAGCGGTAACACAACAGAAAGAAGATTCAG TGTATGGATAGGAGGGAGTATATTGGCATCACTGGGCTCATTCCAACAGATGTGGTTCTCCAAATCTGA GTACGAGGAACATGGCGCTTCGTACATTCAGAGAAAGTGCCCTTAA
- the LOC106295779 gene encoding uncharacterized protein LOC106295779, producing MSCRRVLKSIQALAAHSLLFSFTLFLVFKLDHTLSCSWWMVFFPLWAFHAVVARGRFSLPAPIAPRNRHWAPCHAVVATPLLVSFELLLCIYLESSYASWPPAVSLRIASLPLLAFEVTILIDNLRMCRALMPGDDDSINDEAIWEALPHFWVAISMVFTLAATFFALLKLTGDVAALSWWDLFINVGIAECFAFLVCTKWSNPVIHRSSRPRETGSSSTPVRYLDWNSGLVVTPEQDNHQDRYCGLQDIGGHLLKIPVIVFQVVLCMHLEGTPERAKDISIPVLFSPIFLLQGLGVLFATSKLIEKIVDLLQGEAGTGLYFRVSSSAHDCLGFLHHGSRLLGWWSIDEGSREEQARLYFDQESGYNTFSGHPPEIVKKMPKEDLAEEVWRLQAALGEQTEITKFSQQEYERLQNEKVLCRVCFEKEISLVLLPCRHRVLCRICSDKCTKCPICRVAIEERLLVYDV from the exons ATGAGTTGTAGGAGAGTGCTGAAGTCGATACAAGCCTTGGCTGCTCATAGCTTACTCTTCTCTTTCACGCTCTTCCTCGTTTTTAAGCTCGATCACACCCTCTCCTGCTCATGGTG GATGGTGTTTTTCCCATTGTGGGCCTTTCATGCTGTTGTTGCAAGAGGAAGGTTCTCCCTTCCTGCTCCTATTGCTCCTCGTAACCGTCAT TGGGCTCCATGCCATGCTGTTGTCGCCACGCCCTTGCTTGTATCGTTCGAGTTACTCCTCTGTATATACCTTGAGAGTTCTTATG CTAGCTGGCCACCAGCTGTGAGTTTGAGGATTGCATCCCTACCGTTACTGGCGTTTGAAGTAACGATACTGATAGACAATTTGAG AATGTGTCGAGCATTGATGCCAGGAGACGACGACAGCATAAATGATGAAGCAATATGGGAGGCACTTCCT CATTTCTGGGTTGCTATTTCCATGGTGTTCACGTTGGCTGCTACGTTCTTTGCCCTCCTAAAGCTTACTG GTGATGTAGCTGCTCTCAGCTGGTGGGACTTATTTATAAATGTTGG AATTGCCGAGTGCTTTGCTTTTCTCGTTTGTACAAAATGGTCCAACCCAGTGATCCATAGAAGCTCACGCCCTCGTGAAACGGGGTCATCTTCTACCCCAGTTAGATATCTTGACTGGAACAGTGGGCTCGTAGTTACTCCAGAACAGGATAATCACCAAGACAGATACTGTGGTCTACAAGATATTGGTGGCCACTTGTTGAAAATCCCCGTCATTGTATTTCAAGTTGTCCTTTGCATGCATTTAGAG GGGACTCCTGAAAGAGCTAAGGATATATCTATCCCAGTCCTGTTTTCTCCGATATTCCTGTTGCAAGGCCTTGGTGTTCTCTTTGCAACATCTAAACTAATAGAGAAGATCGTCGATTTACTACAAGGGGAAGCTGGTACAGGATTGTATTTTAGAGTTTCATCAAGTGCACATGATTGCTTGGGTTTCTTGCACCATGGTTCCAG GCTATTAGGTTGGTGGTCGATTGATGAAGGAAGCCGGGAAGAACAAGCTCGACTGTATTTTGATCAAGAATCTGG TTACAATACATTCAGTGGTCACCCGCCTGAGATAGTCAAGAAAATGCCAAAGGAAGATCTTGCTGAAGAG GTGTGGAGACTTCAAGCTGCTCTTGGTGAACAAACCGAAATCACAAAATTCAGCCAGCAAGAATATGAAAGACTGCAAAAT GAGAAAGTGCTGTGTAGGGTTTGCTTTGAAAAAGAAATCAGTCTGGTACTGCTTCCATGTAGACACCGTGTTCTCTGCAG AATCTGCTCAGACAAGTGTACAAAGTGTCCGATATGTCGTGTAGCCATTGAAGAACGATTACTTGTATACGACGTTTGA
- the LOC106294325 gene encoding uncharacterized protein LOC106294325 — MDHIFIFICFSSLLSISHLNPLNLSIASLNLWTKLFGWKKTKTKLMAWRKTATVKRRSCGEGGAEAEVEARQTRLGQALCWLHLLTTFTDLRSSSDETGKRSSGVTESVSG, encoded by the exons ATGGACCATATCTTCATTTTCATCTGTTTTTCTTCTCTCCTCTCGATCTCTCATCTTAATCCTCTCAATCTCTCCATAGCTTCTCTCAATCTCTGGACGAAATTG TTTGGGTGGAAGAAGACAAAAACGAAGCTCATGGCTTGGAGGAAAACGGCGACAGTGAAGCGCAGGAGCTGTGGCGAAGGAGGCGCTGAAGCGGAGGTGGAGGCGCGGCAGACTCGTCTCGGTCAAGCACTCTGTTGGCTTCACCTACTCACCACCTTCACAG ATCTGAGAAGCAGTAGTGATGAAACAGGAAAGAGAAGCAGTGGTGTGACAGAGAGTGTCTCCGGTTAA
- the LOC106344438 gene encoding proteasome subunit beta type-1-like has protein sequence MQQDNDVELPSLEMGKGCVFTYDAVGSYEKVGYSAQGSGSTLIMPSLTISSRDTITPLSEPEAVDLVNTVFASATERDIYTGDKLEIMVFKADDIRTEVMELRKD, from the exons ATGCAGCAGGACAATGATGTTGAACTGCCTTCCCTTGAAATGG GAAAAGGCTGCGTCTTCACCTATGACGCAGTGGGATCATATGAGAAGGTTGGATACAGTGCTCAAGGTTCTGGTTCTACTCTCATTATGCCTTCCTTGACAATCAGCTCAAGA GATACTATCACACCCCTTTCTGAACCTGAAGCAGTTGACTTGGTTAACACTGTCTTCGCTTCTGCCACTGAGAGGGATATCTACACT GGAGACAAGCTTGAGATCATGGTTTTCAAGGCGGATGACATCAGGACCGAAGTCATGGAATTGAGGAAAGACTAA
- the LOC106295226 gene encoding uncharacterized protein At1g18480, with amino-acid sequence METKRIVLGRHSEMSTRENHNGICKTVPNLISSFVDAFVDYSFSGIFSPHHPTPLNDTPQTRFEKPDRLVAIGDLHGDLEKSKEAFRIAGLIDSSDRWTGGSTVVVQVGDLLDRGGDELKILFFLERLKREAEREGGKVVTMNGNHEIMNVEGDFRFVTKEGLEEFRVWSDWYSLGNKMKSLCHGLDKVKDLYEGIPMSFPRAREECFEGMRARIAALRPEGPIAKRFLSKNQTVAVVGDSVFVHGGLLAEHVEYGLERMNEEVTSWINGFRGGRYAPGYCRGGNSVVWLRKFSDERPHRCDCAALEHALSTIPGVKRMIMGHTIQEAGINGVCGDKAIRIDVGMSKGCSDGLPEVLEIRKDSGVRIVTSNPLYKEKPNSQLVPESKTGLGLLVPVEHVTKQVEVKA; translated from the coding sequence ATGGAAACAAAGCGCATTGTTCTTGGCCGCCACAGTGAAATGTCAACCAGAGAAAACCACAACGGAATCTGCAAAACCGTTCCGAATCTCATCTCTTCCTTCGTCGACGCCTTCGTCGACTACTCCTTCTCCGGCATCTTCTCTCCGCACCATCCCACTCCACTCAACGACACTCCCCAAACGCGTTTCGAGAAACCGGACCGTCTCGTCGCCATCGGCGACCTCCACGGCGATCTAGAGAAGTCCAAGGAAGCGTTCCGCATCGCCGGATTGATCGATTCGTCGGACCGATGGACAGGCGGATCCACGGTGGTTGTTCAAGTGGGAGACCTGCTCGACCGAGGCGGAGACGAGCTAAAGATACTGTTTTTCCTCGAAAGGCTAAAGCGAGAGGCGGAGAGAGAAGGAGGTAAGGTTGTGACTATGAACGGGAACCATGAGATTATGAACGTTGAAGGTGACTTTAGGTTTGTTACTAAGGAGGGTTTAGAGGAGTTTCGAGTTTGGTCGGATTGGTATTCTCTAGGGAACAAGATGAAGAGCTTGTGTCATGGTCTTGATAAAGTTAAAGATCTTTACGAAGGGATTCCTATGAGCTTCCCTCGTGCTAGAGAGGAATGTTTCGAAGGAATGAGAGCTAGGATTGCTGCATTGAGACCAGAAGGTCCGATTGCGAAGAGGTTCTTGTCCAAGAACCAGACAGTTGCTGTTGTTGGAGACTCCGTGTTTGTTCACGGTGGTCTTTTAGCTGAGCATGTTGAGTATGGACTTGAGAGGATGAACGAGGAGGTTACTAGTTGGATTAACGGGTTTAGAGGTGGGAGATACGCGCCTGGGTATTGTAGAGGAGGGAACTCTGTGGTTTGGTTGAGGAAATTTTCGGATGAGAGGCCTCACAGATGTGACTGTGCAGCTCTTGAACATGCTCTTTCCACTATTCCTGGGGTTAAGAGGATGATCATGGGACACACGATCCAGGAGGCTGGTATCAATGGTGTTTGTGGTGATAAAGCTATTAGGATTGATGTTGGTATGTCCAAGGGATGTTCTGATGGGTTGCCTGAGGTTTTGGAGATCCGCAAGGACTCTGGTGTGCGGATTGTGACATCGAATCCATTGTACAAGGAGAAACCGAATTCTCAGTTGGTTCCTGAGAGTAAAACGGGTCTCGGGTTGCTGGTACCAGTTGAACATGTCACTAAGCAAGTTGAAGTCAAAGCTTAA
- the LOC106295225 gene encoding pentatricopeptide repeat-containing protein At1g18485, which yields MAYLLQPLPQLSTLFDSRRSHKKSTIPRAVAVSSTSTNGEHLLRRVSGLCETGNLHESFQVIEEFDREEKSSSDAFLLLREALGLLLQASGRRKDIQLGRKIHQLVSESARLSNDDVLCTRVITMYSMCGSPDDSRSVFDALRKKNLFQWNAVISSYSRNELYHNVLEMFVKMITESGLLPDNFTFPCVVKACAGVSEVQVGLAVHGLVVKTRLVEDVFVSNALVSFYGTNGSVSDALRVFKIMPERNLVSWNSMIRVFSDNGLSEECFLLLGQMMEKDDEIAFTPDVATLATVLPVCARDREIGVGKGVHGLAMKLSLDKEVVVNNALMDMYSKCGCINDAQVIFKLNNNKNVVSWNTMVGGFSAAGDIHKTFDLLRQMLAGGGDLRADEVTILNAVPVCFEESVLPNLKELHCYSLKQEFVHNNELVANAFVASYAKCGSLSYAHRVFCSIRSKTVNSWNALIGGYSQSSDPRLSLDAYFQMKSSGLLPDLFTVCSLLSACSQIKSLKLGKEVHGLIIRNRLERDSFVYISLLSLYIHCGELSTAHVLFDAMEDKTLVSWNTMVNGYLQNGFPERALSLFRQMVLYGVQPCEISMMSVFGACSLLPSLRLGREAHGYALKCLLEDNAFIACSVIDMYAKNGSVMESFKVFNGLKERSVASWNAMVMGYGIHGRAKEAIKLFEEMQRTGHCPDELTFLGVLTACNHSGLVHEGLTYLDQMKHSFGMNPTLKHYACVIDMLGRAGKLDEALKIATEEMSEEPGVGIWNSLLSSCRIHKNLEMGEKIAAKLFVLEPEKPENYVLLSNLYAGSGKWDEVRKVRQRMKEMSLRKDAGCSWIELNGKVFSFVAGESSLDGFEEIKSLWSVLEREIGKMGYRPDTSSVQHDLSEEEKTEQLRGHSEKLAITYGLIRTSEGTTLRVYKNLRICVDCHNAAKLISKVMEREIVVRDNKRFHHFKNGFCSCGDYW from the coding sequence ATGGCTTATCTTCTCCAGCCACTCCCACAGCTGTCCACTTTGTTCGACTCTCGCCGGAGCCATAAAAAGTCGACCATTCCTCGCGCCGTCGCCGTTTCTTCCACTTCAACCAATGGTGAGCATCTCCTTCGTCGGGTTTCCGGTTTATGTGAAACCGGAAACCTCCACGAGTCCTTTCAGGTCATCGAGGAGTTCGACAGAGAGGAGAAATCATCATCTGATGCGTTTCTTCTTCTCCGAGAAGCTCTCGGGCTTCTCCTACAAGCTTCCGGAAGGAGAAAAGACATTCAACTAGGGAGAAAGATCCACCAGCTTGTTTCTGAGTCGGCTCGGTTAAGCAACGACGATGTTCTCTGCACACGTGTCATCACAATGTACTCCATGTGCGGCTCTCCTGATGATTCTCGGTCTGTGTTTGATGCCTTGCGGAAGAAGAATCTCTTCCAGTGGAACGCTGTCATCAGCTCTTACTCAAGAAACGAGCTTTACCACAACGTTCTAGAGATGTTTGTGAAGATGATCACAGAGAGTGGTCTTTTACCGGATAACTTCACTTTCCCTTGTGTGGTTAAGGCTTGTGCTGGGGTTTCGGAAGTCCAGGTCGGGCTTGCGGTTCATGGGTTGGTAGTGAAAACCAGATTGGTAGAAGACGTTTTTGTAAGTAATGCGTTGGTGTCTTTCTATGGAACAAACGGGTCTGTTTCTGACGCGTTGAGAGTCTTTAAAATAATGCCTGAGAGAAACTTGGTGTCATGGAACTCAATGATTCGAGTGTTCTCTGACAACGGTCTCTCGGAAGAATGTTTCTTGCTTCTTGGACAAATGATGGAGAAAGATGATGAAATTGCGTTTACGCCGGATGTTGCTACACTCGCTACTGTGTTACCGGTTTGTGCTAGGGATAGAGAGATAGGAGTAGGAAAAGGTGTTCATGGGCTGGCAATGAAACTGAGTTTGGACAAAGAAGTTGTCGTTAACAACGCCTTAATGGACATGTACTCCAAATGTGGTTGCATAAACGATGCACAAGTTATCTTTAAACTGAACAATAACAAGAATGTGGTTTCTTGGAATACAATGGTGGGAGGTTTCTCAGCAGCGGGGGATATTCATAAGACTTTTGATCTTCTCAGACAGATGCTGGCAGGAGGTGGAGATCTCAGAGCAGATGAAGTAACCATTCTAAACGCAGTACCAGTTTGTTTCGAAGAATCAGTCTTACCGAACTTAAAGGAACTTCATTGTTACTCCTTGAAACAAGAGTTTGTACATAATAATGAGTTAGTAGCCAATGCCTTTGTTGCTTCTTACGCAAAGTGTGGCTCGCTGAGTTATGCACACCGTGTGTTTTGTAGCATAAGGAGTAAAACAGTGAACTCTTGGAATGCTTTGATTGGCGGCTACTCTCAGAGCAGTGATCCTAGGCTGTCCTTGGATGCATATTTTCAGATGAAAAGTTCTGGATTGTTGCCTGATTTGTTCACTGTTTGTAGTCTTCTTTCAGCTTGTTCTCAGATAAAATCCTTAAAGTTGGGAAAGGAAGTGCATGGGCTTATAATCCGAAACCGGTTAGAAAGAGATTCGTTTGTTTATATATCGCTACTCTCACTTTATATTCACTGTGGGGAGTTAAGCACTGCACATGTGTTATTTGACGCAATGGAAGATAAAACCTTAGTATCTTGGAACACTATGGTCAATGGTTACCTTCAGAATGGGTTTCCTGAGAGAGCTTTGAGTCTCTTCAGACAAATGGTTTTGTACGGAGTCCAACCTTGTGAGATCTCTATGATGAGCGTGTTTGGTGCTTGTTCGCTTCTACCGTCTCTTCGGCTGGGGAGAGAAGCTCATGGTTACGCTTTGAAGTGCCTCCTCGAGGACAATGCGTTTATCGCATGTTCAGTCATTGATATGTATGCCAAGAACGGTTCTGTAATGGAATCATTTAAGGTTTTTAATGGTTTGAAGGAGAGAAGTGTGGCGTCATGGAATGCTATGGTAATGGGATATGGAATACATGGGAGAGCAAAAGAAGCTATCAAACTCTTTGAAGAGATGCAGAGAACAGGTCATTGTCCTGATGAGTTAACATTCTTGGGTGTTCTAACGGCTTGTAACCACAGCGGTCTAGTCCATGAAGGGCTGACGTATCTGGATCAGATGAAGCACTCTTTTGGGATGAATCCCACTTTGAAGCATTATGCTTGTGTCATCGACATGTTAGGCCGAGCTGGGAAGCTAGACGAGGCGTTAAAGATTGCCACAGAGGAGATGTCTGAGGAGCCTGGCGTTGGGATTTGGAACTCTCTGCTAAGCTCGTGCAGAATCCATAAGAATCTGGAGATGGGAGAGAAAATTGCTGCTAAGTTATTCGTGTTAGAACCAGAAAAGCCTGAGAACTATGTGCTGCTTTCCAACCTATATGCAGGATCAGGGAAATGGGATGAGGTGAGGAAAGTGAGGCAGAGAATGAAAGAGATGAGTTTGAGAAAGGACGCTGGATGCTCCTGGATTGAACTAAACGGGAAGGTTTTTAGCTTTGTTGCTGGTGAAAGTTCCTTAGATGGTTTTGAAGAAATCAAAAGCCTTTGGAGTGTACTGGAGAGAGAGATAGGGAAGATGGGATACAGACCAGACACAAGTTCGGTACAGCATGATCTAAGTGAAGAGGAGAAGACTGAACAGTTGAGGGGACACAGCGAGAAGCTTGCCATTACCTACGGGTTGATCAGAACTTCGGAAGGAACAACTCTTAGAGTTTACAAGAACCTAAGGATTTGTGTGGACTGCCACAATGCGGCGAAGTTAATCTCAAAGGTTATGGAAAGGGAGATAGTTGTGAGGGACAACAAAAGATTTCATCATTTCAAGAATGGGTTCTGTTCTTGTGGAGACTACTGGTAA